Below is a window of Cytophagaceae bacterium DNA.
GATTGGGAGCTAAAATTTTATGCCTGGAAAAAGAAAGGCCTCATATTCCTTTGGAAAGAGCCATTATGGCAGTAAGATTTACACCTGAAATTATCGGTACGCAGTTTCATCCGGAAGCAGATGCAGAAGGAATGCACCGTTATTTTCAAACTGAAGAAAAAAAACAGGCGGTAATTGAATCATACGGTGAGAAAAAATACTACGAAATGATTGCTCATCTGGAGGATCCCGACAAAATTATGTTTACTGAATCGGTCGTAATTCCAAGGTTTTTGGAAACTGCATTTACAGAAATTTTCGAACCTGAACTAAAAAATTAAGTGAAAACAGAACCAAGGAAATATTTCAATGATTCCTTTTCAGAAGAAAAATATCAGAATCTTATTGAAGATATAAATAAAGAATTTCCGGGAGCTTTAGATTTCAGAATAGCAGAATCACCGGTTTTTATTGATAAAGAACTGAAAATCAAAATTCTGAATACATGCAGTGACATTATTGATGCTATAAAAAAGGATGATTTTATTGCTAAGACCAACAGGGCAATTCCTGCCGGAAGGAAAATCGACAATGAAAATACCAATCCCAATTGTCTGGCGATAGATTTCGCAATTACAAAAAACGATGAGGGTATTTTTGAGCCACAATTAATTGAATTACAAGGATTTCCTTCTCTTTTTGCCTATCAAAGTTATCTGGCTTCGAAATACAAAAAGCATTTTAATATTGAGAAAGGTTATTCAGAGTTTTTTAACAGACTCAACACGATGACTTACCAACAGGAAATGCAACAATTCTTATTGAATGGCACGCATCCTAAGAACGTTATTCTTTTGGAAGTTTATCCCGAAAAACAAAAAACAAGGCTTGATTTTGAGCTGACTAAAAGGTATTGGGGGATAGAGGCAGTTTGTATTTCTAAAATTAAAAAATCGGGAAAAGACCTGTATTACGAGAAAGATGGCAATAAAATAGCCATTGAGCGAATTTACAACAGGCTGATTTTTGATGATATCGAAAGAAATTATCCCGAACTTTTGTCTCAATTGGAATTATTAAATGATCACTCGGCTACCTGGATTTCTCATCCTAATTGGTTTTACAGAGTCTCAAAATTTAGTATGCCTTTGTTTCGTTCAAAATATATTCCTGAAAGCAAATACTTATCTGATTTTGAGCAATATCCGCAAGATTTGGAAAATTATGTTTTGAAGCCTTTGTTTTCCTTTGCAGGTGCCGGGGTAAAAATTGATGTTACCGCAGACGATTTAAGGATAATTAAAGATCCTGAAAACTATTTACTGCAAAGAAAAATATCCTATGAACCATGCATCGAGGATGTTAACCAACAAAAAATAAAATGTGAGGTCAGGATGTTATACATTTGGCCTGATGGGGCAAAAAACCCCAAATTGGTAACAAATTTAGCTCGTCTGAGCAGAGGGAAAATGATAGGAGTCGATTTTAACAAAAATTTTGATTGGGTTGGAGGCAGTGCGGCATTTTTTGAAACAAATTGATAATCAATGGACAACAGAACTCTTTTCCTGAATAACCTGGCTCAAACATCTGATTTCCCATTGGCCTTGGAGTTGGAATATGCCGAGGGCTCATTTTTGTTTGATAAAAAACGTAAGCCATATCTTGACCTGATTTCAGGCATTTCGGTCAGCAATGTAGGGCACCGGCATCCTAAAGTGGTTGCTGCCATCAGAGAACAGACTGATAAATATTTACATCAAATGGTGTTTGGGGAATATATTCAGTCTCCTCAAGTACAATTGGCACATGCCCTCACCGAAACTTTGCAAAATCTTTCCACCAAAGACGGACACAAAATTGACAATGTTTACTTCACCAATTCGGGTACAGAGGCGGTAGAAGGTGCTTTAAAACTGGCTAAAAGATACACCGGGAAACCGGAGATCATTTCCTGTCATAATTCTTATCATGGCTCTACTCACGGGGCTCTTTCGATTGGTGAGGAACATTTTAAGCGTGCATTCAGACCACTTTTGCCGGGGATTAGGAAAATTGAAAGAAATAACTTGACAGATATAGAAAAAATCAATAAAAACTCCGCCGCAGTAATAATTGAGTTGATTGGGGCTGAGTCAGGAATCAGGGAAAGTTCGAAAGAGTTTATAAAATTATTAGCCGAAAAGTGCAAATCCACTGGCACGCTTTTGATTTTTGATGAGATTCAGACAGGCTTTGGAAGAACCGGGAAATTTTGGGCAAGTGAACATTATGGCATAGCTCCTGATATCCTGCTTTCGGCCAAAGGAATGGGCGGAGGAATGCCTGTGGGGGCTTTTATGGCACCCAATGAAATAATGCAAGTATTAAAAGATAATCCAATCCTGGGTCATATTACTACTTTTGGAGGGCATCCGGTTAGCTGTGCTGCATCTTTGGCTACTTTAAAGGTTATTCAGAATGAGATAGATTATTTTGAAATGGACGAAAAAGCCGGAAAAATCAGAGAAATTTTCCAAAATATTTCAGGTGTATCAGAGGTGCGGGGAAAAGGAATGATGATGGCCGCCCAAATGGATGATTTCGAAATTCTGAAAAAAAATATTGACAGGCTGATTGATTTAGGAGTAATTACAGATTGGTTTTTGTATTGTGACAACGCCATGCGGATAGCCCCGCCATTAAATATAAGCTGGGAGGAAATTGAGTGGTTGAAAGAAAAAACCAAAATGCTCTAAAAGCAAAAAAGCCTTTCAGTGATTCTGAAAGGCTTTTTTTATTCAAAATTTTAAAGAGCAGCTTCAAGCTTTTGAGAAAGAATGTGTTTTGGCACAGCACCCACAATTTTATCTACCATCTCCCCATTTTTGAAAATCATAAGTGTAGGGATAGAACGGATTCCTAATTTTGAAGGAGCAACACCATGCATATCTACATCCATTTTGCCCACGATTGCCCTGTCTTTGTATTCTCCAGCCAACTCTTCCACAGCCGGTCCAATCATTTTACATGGACCACACCATTCTGCCCAAAAATCAATCAAAACGGGTTTTTCAGATTTAATAAGCTCATCAAAACTTGAATCTGTTACTTCTATTGTATTTGCCATTATTGTCGTATAAAAAATTAAAATTATAAATGCTAAACAATTGTTTTTCCGAAATAAGTTCCGTAAATTTTCTAATAATTTATCAAACAAAAATAGCCTTTATATCAGGATTTATCAAATTAATATCCAAATTTACAGTCAGTTATTATTAAAATTCTTTTTAATATGGATACGAAATTATTAGAAAAACTAGACAAAATGATTGAAAAAGGCCATATTATTGAGGCTTTTGAAACATTTTTTAGTGACGATGTCCTTACTCACGATGAAGCCGGAGGAAAAACACATTCAAAATCAGAAAAAAGAAAAATGCTGGATGACTTCTTCCTGGTATTTCCTCTCATAAATGACATTAAACTTCATGGAAATTTTGCTTTTGGTGACACTTCCATCTCTAAATTTTCATTTGTTTTTTCCAATTCGGAAGGCGTAACCCAACGCTGGCATGAGTTGATTACCAGGAAGTGGAAAGATGGCAAGGTGGTTGAAGAATTTTATTCCGGAGGAGATCTTGATGAAGAAAAAAAAGCACTTAAAAAAGAGAATTCAAAAAAGATTTCTAATAAAAAGGTAAAAGAAAAAAAGGTTAAAGCGGAAATTAAATCAGAAGAAAAAATACCGATTGAGTCCGAACCAGCCAAAGTTGAAAACAAAATACTTTCTTATGACAACCTGAGAATAATCGAAGGTATTGGGCCAAAAATAGTAGAAGTATTAAAAAAATCGGGGATTACTGACTTTAAATCTTTAGCTTCCTCATCGGTAGAAAAACTGGAGGATATTCTTAAAAACGAAGGCCCGAGATACGCACTTCAAAATCCTTCAACCTGGCCTATGCAAGCTGATCTTGCTGCAAAAGGTAGTTTTGAAGAACTTGAAAAATTAAAGTTAAAAATTGTCGACGGTGTTTTGACTGCATAAAAAAAAGCCCGGTTCGCCGGGCTTTTTTATTTATCCTTTATTCCAGATTATTTTACATTATCAGGATTTAACAAATCATAAAATTGATCCAGTTTAGGCATCAAAATGATTCGGGTTCTACGATTTATTGAGCGACCCTCAGCTGTATCATTCGATGTAAGGGCATTGTACTCTCCACGGCCGGCAGCAACCAGTTTATTAGGATCAACTCCAAATTTCTTTTGAAGAGTTCTTACCACAGCTGTTGCACGTTTTACACTAAGATCCCAGTTGTCATCCAAACACTCTGTATTAATTGCAACGTTATCAGTGTAACCTTCTACCATCATTTCAAGGTCAGGGCGTGCCTGAAGCATTTTTGCAACTTTTTCTAAAACACCGAAAGCTTTTGGAGAAATTTTGTAGCTACCACTGGTAAACAACATTTTATCAGAAAGGTTGACCATCACGACAGTTTTATCAACTTTAACTTCAACATCCTGATCATCAAGACCTTCAGCCAATGAAGATTTAAGATTTACCGCCAAGGCAAGGTTCATAGAATCGGCTTTTGATTTGGCTGCTTGCAAAAGAGTAATGTACTTGTCTTTCTTCTCTAACTGAGCCAAAGTACGATTTATGTTTTCGTTGGCTGATTGGTTCAATACTGTCAATCCACCTACTTGTTGCATTTGAGTGTCTCTAACTTTCTGCAAATCAGCAATTTGAGCTCTCAAGTCAGCCATTTGACTCTCTTTAGCTTCCTGAGATGCTTTTGAAGCAGCAGCCATTTTTTCTTTTTCTTGTTCGCAACTTACCAGTTTGTTTTTGAAATCATTAACCATTTCGCCACGTCTTTCGAGATCGGCTTTGGTAGCAGTGAGTTCAGACTGAAGCCCAACAAATTTTTTCTTGGAAACGCATGATGTAAAAACAACACCAGCTGAGAAAAGCAAGATTAGTTTTTTAGATAAATTCATAATGAAATATAGTTTGTTTTAAGGTTCACTAAAATGAAGGTGCAAAGTTAATAATGTAAAAAATAATAATGAAATATTTAGTCCACAAGATACCCGATATAATCGCCACTTTCTATAAATAATGCGTCATTGGGTAAATTATTGTACCAATATACCCAAGTCATTAATTCTTGCCCATTATTAATCAGGTTTACATTTATTTTTTCTCTTGTGTATTCCGATTTTGATAAATTTTCTGGAAAATAGTTTTCATATTCATCAAGGACCTGAAGAAACTTAGGATTTAAAATTTCATATATTTCACCAAAAACATAGAAATTCTCACCTTCAATATTTT
It encodes the following:
- a CDS encoding aspartate aminotransferase family protein, with translation MDNRTLFLNNLAQTSDFPLALELEYAEGSFLFDKKRKPYLDLISGISVSNVGHRHPKVVAAIREQTDKYLHQMVFGEYIQSPQVQLAHALTETLQNLSTKDGHKIDNVYFTNSGTEAVEGALKLAKRYTGKPEIISCHNSYHGSTHGALSIGEEHFKRAFRPLLPGIRKIERNNLTDIEKINKNSAAVIIELIGAESGIRESSKEFIKLLAEKCKSTGTLLIFDEIQTGFGRTGKFWASEHYGIAPDILLSAKGMGGGMPVGAFMAPNEIMQVLKDNPILGHITTFGGHPVSCAASLATLKVIQNEIDYFEMDEKAGKIREIFQNISGVSEVRGKGMMMAAQMDDFEILKKNIDRLIDLGVITDWFLYCDNAMRIAPPLNISWEEIEWLKEKTKML
- the trxA gene encoding thioredoxin, coding for MANTIEVTDSSFDELIKSEKPVLIDFWAEWCGPCKMIGPAVEELAGEYKDRAIVGKMDVDMHGVAPSKLGIRSIPTLMIFKNGEMVDKIVGAVPKHILSQKLEAAL
- a CDS encoding OmpA family protein: MNLSKKLILLFSAGVVFTSCVSKKKFVGLQSELTATKADLERRGEMVNDFKNKLVSCEQEKEKMAAASKASQEAKESQMADLRAQIADLQKVRDTQMQQVGGLTVLNQSANENINRTLAQLEKKDKYITLLQAAKSKADSMNLALAVNLKSSLAEGLDDQDVEVKVDKTVVMVNLSDKMLFTSGSYKISPKAFGVLEKVAKMLQARPDLEMMVEGYTDNVAINTECLDDNWDLSVKRATAVVRTLQKKFGVDPNKLVAAGRGEYNALTSNDTAEGRSINRRTRIILMPKLDQFYDLLNPDNVK
- a CDS encoding gamma-glutamylcyclotransferase, whose product is MEKEYLFVYGTLLNSFPKNPFKNSFHKNASYLGAGKISAKLYDLGKYPGIVKNIEGENFYVFGEIYEILNPKFLQVLDEYENYFPENLSKSEYTREKINVNLINNGQELMTWVYWYNNLPNDALFIESGDYIGYLVD